CACAATGGATACCGGAACCGCAATGGCAGGTATCAGCGTCGAGCGCAGGTCCTGGAGGAAGATGAACACCACGATGAACACGAGTATGAACGCTTCGATCAGGGTCATGATCACCTGGCTGATGGACTGGTCAAGAGCTTCCTTCGTAGTGAAGGGTATCTCGTATTCCATTTTGTCCGGGAAAGACTTGGAAAGTTCCTTCATGCGTTCCTGCAGGGTGATCAGGACTTCATTGGCGTTGGAACCCGACATCTGGAAAACGGCCATGGTAACTGACGGACGTTTGTCGGACTTTGAGGAAATGCTGTAGCTGTAGGCACCGAATTCGACCTTGGAAACATCCTTCAGACGAAGGACGGAGCCGTCATTGAGCGCCTTGATGACGATATTCTCGTATTGGGCCGCTTCGGTGAATTTTCCCCTGTACCGCATGACATATTCCTTGGCCTCTGATGTCCTTTCCCCGAGTTTTCCGGGAGCGGCTTCCAGGTTCTGTGACTGGATGGCACGTGATACCTCGGCGGGGGTCAGGTTATAGGCGTTCAGCTTTGCAGGATCAAGCCAAACCCGCATGGAATAGTCCTTGTTACCATAGGCCATCGCATCGCCCACACCCTTGATCCTCTTGATCTCGGGCAGTACGTTGATCTTGGCATAGTTTTCCAGGAACAGGTCGTCCATGGAGCCGTCCTTGCTCGTCACGGTGATCAGTGCCATCATACTGTTCTGGCGTTTGAGTGTCGTGATGCCCGCCTGTATAACCTCAGCCGGCAACTGGTTGGTGACCTGCGCCACGCGGTTCTGTACGTTGATAGCCGCCTGGTCGGGATCTGTTCCCAATTTGAATATCACGGTGATGACAAGAGAACCGTCATTGCTGGATACCGAACTGATGTAGTCCATGTTCTCCACCCCGTTGATGGCATTTTCCAGCGGCGGGGCGACCGAACGGGCAATGGTCTCCGAGTTTGCACCGGGATAGATGGCCGTAACGGTGACCGTTGGCGGGGCTATATCGGGAAATTTGGTGATGGGAAGGCTGAGCATCCCCACCACGCCCAGTATGACCAGTATCACGGAGATTACCGTGGCAAGTACCGGTCGTTTTATGATCTGTTTTAACATAATGGTCTGTGCATTTGTTTACTGTTGTTTGTTTTCGGGTTCTGTTTTCTGCGCTGTGACAGGTGTGCCGGCCTGGAGCCTGTCAAAACCCGAAACAATATACCTGTCGCCGGATTTGATACCGTCTGAAACGATGTAGTTGTTACCGGCCTTTCCGCTCACCTCGATAGGTAGCTGGACGGCCTTGTCTTCCTTATCAAGTGAAAAAACAAACACTTTGTCCTGTATGGTAATGGTTGAGGCGACAGGGAACAGTACCGCATCGGCATAATGCTGTTCCAGCACGACCTTTCCGGTATTTCCGCTGCGCAGTACCGATTTTGGATTGTCGAAGCGTGCACGCAGGGTGATGGAACCCGTTGCTTTGTTGAACTGTCCATCGATGGCATCGATTTTTCCCGGTACTTCATAGGGCTGTCCGTCTGAAAGCAGCAGGGTGACCGGGGGAATGCCCGCCAGTTTCCCGTCGTTCGCATTTCCTCCATAGAGTTTCTGGAAGGCGACAAAATCATTTTCGCTGAGACTGAAATATACATTGACCCTGTTGATGTCGGAAAGAAAGGTCAGGGGCTCGCCGTTTGCGGGA
The Sphingobacterium daejeonense genome window above contains:
- a CDS encoding efflux RND transporter permease subunit, whose amino-acid sequence is MLKQIIKRPVLATVISVILVILGVVGMLSLPITKFPDIAPPTVTVTAIYPGANSETIARSVAPPLENAINGVENMDYISSVSSNDGSLVITVIFKLGTDPDQAAINVQNRVAQVTNQLPAEVIQAGITTLKRQNSMMALITVTSKDGSMDDLFLENYAKINVLPEIKRIKGVGDAMAYGNKDYSMRVWLDPAKLNAYNLTPAEVSRAIQSQNLEAAPGKLGERTSEAKEYVMRYRGKFTEAAQYENIVIKALNDGSVLRLKDVSKVEFGAYSYSISSKSDKRPSVTMAVFQMSGSNANEVLITLQERMKELSKSFPDKMEYEIPFTTKEALDQSISQVIMTLIEAFILVFIVVFIFLQDLRSTLIPAIAVPVSIVGTFFFMSLFGFSINILTLFALVLAIGIVVDDAIVVVEAVHAKMEHRGLNPRAATMSAMSEISGAIVSITLVMSAVFIPVAFMEGSTGLFYQQFALTLAIAIVISAVNALTLSPALCALFLKQLHHGGSGHTKSTFKQRFFAGFNAAFNKLTFRYGRSILTLLKRKWIAFSLMAVFGGLFIWLSMTTPTGFIPDEDQSFILVKVDLFPRCLQRAYR